The region TCGGCGATCGACGCGATCTCGTCCTGGAACGCCGCGCCCTCGCCGCCCATCTCGGCGAAGCCGCCGGCGAAGATCACGGCGGCGCCGACGCCCGCCTGGCCGCACTCTTCCAGGACCTCCGGAACGACGGGACTGGGCACGCAACACAGCGCCAGATCGGCGTCGACGTCGTGGACCGAGTCGACGAACTCGTAGCCGTAGACGCTCCCCTCGCTGGAGGGGTTGACCGGAAAGACGTCCCCGTCGTAGGTCCGAATGTTGGTCATCGCGTCGTTCCCGAGTTTCCCGGGGGTCTTCGACGCGCCGATGACGGCGATTCCGTCCGGATCGAAGAAGTCAGTTACTCTCATGTTCAATCATTGTCGAACATTGTAATATAAATTGCGGGAAAACGGACCGGGTGATGTAAAAAATTTGCTGATTTCGGAATCTGTAATATCAATTACTCGCCGTGTTCGAGGTACTGTCGTCCCTCTTCCGTCTCTGCGAGGATGTCGTCGAACACGGCCGACTCCGTTTGGAATTTGTGGACGCTATGGAGCATCGTGTTATGGAAGTCCGAAATCAGTTCGCCGTGCTCTTTGAAGAATTCGTGTACCCAGCTCTCCATCTGGTCATCTGTCCGGAACTGGGCGATGGCGTGCCACTGATAGTCGGTGTCCGCAGTGAAGAACATCAGGACGTGAGGATCGTTCTGGAGCGCCTCGTAGCAGTCCCGCCAGTGGTCCTCGAAGTTCGGGAAGTTGAAGGAGACCCGGAACAGGTAGTGACGGAAGATCTCCCGGTTCGGAAGGATCATCTCGCGGAAGATTTCCTCTTCGGACATCGTCCGCAGAATCTCGTTGATCCGGTTGTGGGACAGCGAGATTCCGTACTTCGCCTCGAGGATTCGGCTGAGTTCGCGCGTCGACGAAGCCGGATTGTCCACTCGCGCTTTCAGTATGGCGATGTCGCGGGGAGAGACGTCGAAGGATTCGGTATCGTTCATTGTAATCGTTTGTGTGGGATACTCCTGCAAAAGTTTATCCAATACCTTACGAGAGCGGCAACTGTTCGGTATCAGCGATGCGAACCCGTCGCGCAGTAACCGATCTGCAGAGGAAAGCTACAATCCAACACAGCGCCCGTCGGAGGCATTGTTCAGATTAGCTGACTCCGGCAGTATACGTAGCTCTGAGACCATGTTTCGACGGTTGCTGGATAGGCGTTTCTAAAACGGCTTTCAAACTGTGAGGTATGTCGTTTTGTCTCTTTGAATATGTATCTGAGGGGTTCCAGTTTCCGTGTTTTTCGAATCGGAATCGGCGCCCATGATCGTGAAGTGCAGCTTTGAGCCGCGGCGCTGCACCGGTGAAAACACGGCGTCTTTAACGCCGTGTTTCTCTCGCAAGGTTTGAATTGATATCGCCATACAGTCGATGACGCTAATCATTGAGTTAGATCATAGTTTCGTTGATCGCAATGCGATCCGGCTGGTTGCTGTCTTCCGGCTGTAGATCGGCTTTCTGCACCCAGTTATAGATAGTCGATCGTGCCCAACTGGCGCCAAATACATCTGATATAGAAACAATGTCCAAAAGTGATGATAGGGTGGATACTGCTGACTTCTCAATCGCAGTAGTTTGCGCGGTGTCGCCTCACGCTCCGCAAATCTAACTGTATCGCTGCACTATATTGTTGACCGGGTCGAGTTCTGGCATAAACCGCTGGCAAATCGCACCGTTTCGCTCGTCATCCCAATCTGAACAGCGCCACGGATTCGGTCGTTAGACTCGAATTTCGATCATGACGTCTGGAACAAATCCGATAAACAGCGTAGATGCGCACCATTATATATTTGGTGATTGAAAGATAGCTGTGACCAAATGACAATCTCGTATGCAGTCAATGACGATCAGTTCAGTGACGCGGTCGTAACGACGGCGAACGACCTTGCCGAAGCCTACAATGACGAACTCGTCGTGCTACATAGTATGACACAGGAGCGGTTTGACATTCGCTCTGAGAGACAACCCGAGTACTACGTCGACGAGGGCGCGAACGACGCTGCGAACACTGCCAAAACCATTGCCTCGCGAACGCTCGAAGACGCGGGTCGTGTTATCGCGAAGGGACAGGTCGGTGATCCAGCCGAAGAGATCATCGAATCGACCGAACGACTCGAGCCGCGGTATCTCGTCCTCGGCGGTCGCAAGGATCGCCGGTCGGAAAGGCGCTGTTCGGGAGTATCACGCAGTCGGTTCTCCTCGAGATCGGCACGCCAACTGTCACGGTTATGCGTGACTGACGTCTGCGCCGTCCGAGTCGGAACCAGTCGGATCAATGCGCCCCGCTCCGTCTCCACGTCCCTCCTGCGATAATAGAACGCGTTCACAGCCAGTATCACCCGGAATACCCCACTGTGATCTCGAGTTCGAGTCGATTCTCACCACTGGATTTCTTCGCCGCATCCCGACTCATCGGGGTCGGCTCTTCGAAGGCGGATGAAATCACGGATCCCCCGTGAGACACCACCCTGAGTTCACGAGATCGGTTCGAGGCGGACGTCGATTACGGCGTGGGTGCCGTCATCGACCGCGGCGGCGCCGGCCTCGAGCGCCTCGACGAGTCGGTCGGGATCTGTCACGGTCTCGGTGTGGGCGTCGACGACGTTCGCGGGCGCAGTGAGGTCTGCGGGTTCGTCGAACACCGATCCGGGCACGCCGTCGTCCGCGGCGGCGCCGTCGGGATGCTCGGCGAGCGTCGACGTCTTGACCGCGTTCCAGCCGCTGTTGTTGTAGATCACGGTCAGCGACGGTGCATCGGCGACCGCGGAGAGCCAGTTCCAGGCGGTCGGCACGGAGAAGAAGTACGAACCGTCGCCGACGAGCGAGACGATCCGATCGTCCGGTCGTCCGAGCGCGGTCCCGACCGCGGCACCGCCGGTCCAGCCGAGCCCCGCGCCGCCCTTCTGGTAGTAACTCCGCGGCTCGGTGAGTTCGAGGTAATCCAGCACGGCGTCGCGGCTCGTCACCGTATCCTCGATGACGACGGTCGACTCGTCGACGACGCGATTGAGCGCGTCGGAGAGGACGGCGGGCGTGAGCCGGTCGGACGCCCGTTGCTCCTCGAGTTCGGACTGGCGCTCTTCGCGGCGCGCCGCGACGACGCGCTGCCAGCGTTCGCGGCCCTCGTCGCCGGCGGACGGATCCAGCCGCTCGGTCACGTCCCGCAGGGTCGCCGTCGCGTCGGCCCGGACCGTCTCGGTGATGGGAAAGTCCCACTGCGGGTATAATCGCTTCGACGGATCGACATCGAGTTGGATGACGGGCACGTCGGGCGCCCCTCGCGACGGGACCCACGGGACGTCCGTGTCGGCGACGAGGACGAGATCAGTCTCGTCGAACACTGCCGTGGGTTCGTAGCCGGCGTGGAGATCGTGGTCGCGCGGGAAGCAGAGATGCGTCGGCGCGTGCTCGACAACGCCCGCGCCGGCGGTCTCCGCGAATTCGACGAGCGTCTCGAGACCCTGCGCCGACGCCGGCGATCCGATCCGACTGGTGATCACGAGCGGTGCGGTCGCCTCCTTGATCCGCTCGGCGAGCGTCTCGACCGTCTCCGCGTCGGCTCCCATGCGCTGCGTCACGGTGTCGAGGTTCGTCCGACTCGGTGCGAGTTCGATCTCCGTCTCGAGGGCCTCTCGGGTGGCAGTCAGGTAGACCGGTCCCTCCGGCGCCGTCTGGGCCCGCTCGAGTCCGCGAGTGACCAGTCGATCGGGATCAGCGGGCGGCCGGTACTCGGCCTCCCAGCGGCAGTACTCTTCGACGATCGCCGGCTGATCGAAGACGTCCTGCGCGAAGTGGATCGAGTGGTCGCGGGAGCCGGCGTGTCCGCTCTCGGTCACCGGTGCCAGACCCGAGATGATAAATACGGGCGCGTTCGCCCGGTGGGCGTTGTGCATCGCCGCCCCGAGGTTCTGGGTCCCGACGTCGACGTGGACCAACACCGCCTGCGGCCGGCCCGTCGCCACCGCGTATCCGTGGGCGACGCTCATCGCGACGAATTCGTGTGGACAGGCGATCAGTTCCGGAATCTCGTCTCCTTCGCCGTCGCGCTCGACGCGGACCATCGCCTCCAGAAGCGGCGTGTGATCCGTTCCGAGGTTTCCGAAGATGTACGACACGCCGCGCTCCGCGAGCGACCGGAGTAACCGCTCACCGGCGACGATCCCGTCCGCGCTCTCCTCGCTGCTCTCGCTGTCGGCTTGCTTTCTCATGTGTGGATTGATACCTGGTTCCGTTCTCAGACTCTTATGCTTTGGTCCCGTCAGCGCTGCCGTCACGAACGCCGATCTCGCGAGGTGACGCGGTGCGGGAACTGATCGTCGGACGACCGGTTACAGGAACTCATCGGTGAAGATCTCGTCGACATCGTCGACTCGGCTCTCCTCTTCGATGAGCCCCGTCTCGAGCAGGAGATCCTGCGCACGATCCATCTCTTCTTGCGCGATGTCTCCGTCCTCGGCCCAGAGCTCGTATTCGCGTGCGAGGTCGAGCGACTCCTCCCAGGGACCGTCTCCGACGTCGAACGTGGGGTAGAAGTCGTACTCCTGTGCGCCGTCGATGAGTTCGCCGGCGTCCGCCTCGTATACCTCTTTCTGGGCCGCTACGAGGAGATCGGCGACTTCCTGCACCTCTTCCGTCTGGTTCTCGATCTTGTCCTCCGTCGTCGCCCACACCAGCGCAGTCTGGTTGTTCGTGACCTCGTACTCCCACGGGAACGCGAGGATCGACGCGTACCCCTCTTCCTCCGCGGCGAACGCGCTACTCGCGGTGACCGCGGCGGCGGCCATCTCGCCGGACTCGATGGCGGCGATTCGGTTTTCGGTGCCCGCCATCGACGAGTACTCGACCGCTTCTGGATCGCCGAGTTCCTCGTTGACCATCGCGACCGTACTGGCGTAGGAGACCGCAGACGTGTCCTGAATGCCGACCGTCTCGCCCTCTAGATCGTCCCAGGTCTCGATTTCGTCGGTGGTGAGAAGCGGGAAGACGTACTCGTTCCCGTTCCCGAGGAACGCCTTGATCGGAACGCCCTCGGCTCGCGAGTTAATCAGCGCCTGGAGGCTGATGTAACAGAAGTCGGCCTCCTCGCTGACCGTTCCGGCGACGACGTCGGAGAATCCCTGAAAGGCCGTTCGTTCGACCTTCATGTCCTGCTCCTCCTGGACCTGCTCATCGAAAAGCGGAAATGCGGCGAACTCCCAGACCGGTGCCGTCGGACCGTTAACGCCGATCTGGTAGGTATCGGCCAGACCGCTGCCGTCCTCGTTACCGATACAGCCGCTGAGTGCGATTCCGCCAGTGGCTCCGACACCTGCGATGAACTGTCTGCGGTGCATGGTATGATGGCTGTTCCCAGGGGTCATAAACTATTTTAAATATTTTCTACACTTGTTCGTCTGTGACTACGCCGACGGCCGCTAAATGCACCCCTTGGACAACCGGTATCGCGACAGTCGCGGGAAGTTCCAGTGTCGATCGGTGGAAACGACCCGACCCGAACCGAGCGACGAGCTCGCCACCGATACCGATCGACAGGGCGAGACGAATCCGCGCGCGAGTTCCCGCTGGAACCGATCTCCGAGTCGTGATTCGGACCCACCGGGCGCCGTCCGGTCGCGGCTCGAATCGATCGCCGCCTCGCCAGCGCATGTGTGGAATGAGAGGTGTATTAACATACCATCATATAACGGGTTCATCCGGAAATATCGAACGCGATCCGCAGAGACCTGGCGGATCGCAGCGGTCGATTCTACCCGCTGCATTCTGCAGTCGATCGAGTTCCTTTACTACCATACGATTGTAAACACTGGATGCATCCCTTCCAGGGTGTCTGAAGCGGATTGATAGCGATTCGAACTGGACACGTCGCATTTTCCGCGAGCATCGGCGACGGTGTCTCCGAACTCATAAAAAGGATACTGAAGAACAACGGACGAAGCGAACTATGGTTTCGTTCCTTGAAACTAGAGGCCGTGAATTGTTGTGATTCTCTATCCAAAAGACAACTTGATCTGAGTTTCTAAGGGGACTCACCAGTAGTTCGTAGATATCGAACACTGGGCTAATTTCTCCATGATAATTTGTCGAATATATGGTGGCACACGTCACTCTGACCCTGGATATAACGCGTTAAACGCGATTCCGTGGCAAATTCCCTGATCCTGGGAGAAAATACACGGTGAGCAAATTCGGCCTTGGTTCGGTATGTCTTCACATGCTCTTCGAGGGTAGTCCTCGATCATCCGGTTCGCAGATACCGGCCGGTCCGTCTACGAGAATCGAGTCTGCGATGCCGTCCGAAAAGGCGTCTACTCACTGCCTCGGTGGCAGTTTCAACCGCGTTGATCGATATCGCGAGCGAGTTCGGGGCCACGAGAGCCGGCCTCGAGGCCGACCGGTCGTCGGTCCTCCGGATCGGCGACGGACGCATGAGAGAACGTATGACGACGATCCGACCGCCACGACGAGTGTTTCCCACATTCTGTCATCGTCTTCGGCCCGACACGACCGGTCCCCTCGGCGATCGCAGCCGCAGCGTCTCCCGTAGCAGTCTTCGGAACTGTACGCGTCTCCGGGTCGAGCGGTTATTGAATCCACCCGCCGAAGGGCGTCGCTCCGGTGATTTATCGTCGAACCAGCTCCGCTGTGAACGGAATTAGCGTGCTCGTCCGATCGGCGATGTCAATACGAGCGCGTCTCCGCCGACCGAAATCAGCGAGTGCCGCTCGGACGTCCCGGTCGACCGGACGGAACCGCTCGATCGGTTCGCCCGAATTATCGTTCGACGCGGATCTCGTCGCCTTCGACCGTCACCGAATACGTCTCCACCGAGTGGTCGCTGTGAGGGTGATCGCCCGATTCGATATCGAACCCCCAGCCGTGCCACGGACAGTAGACGCACTTGTCCTCAACCTTTCCCTCTCCGAGCGGTCCGCCCTGATGGGGACAGACGTTGTTCACCGCGAAGTACTCCCCGTCCTCGTAGAACACCGCGATTTCCTCGTCGTCGACGTCGACGACCAGCGGTTCACCTTTTGAGATCTCGTCCGTCGAGCCGACGACGCGGGATACACCTGCGCCTCGATTAGTCTGGTCAGCCATGTACACTCTGCACCGATCCCCTTCATATATATATAACTGACTTATTTATTCATCGAGGTCTGAATCGAACGAAGGGTGATCGAGCGGGCCGATCCCGAGTAGTTGGGTGGTATCTCGGACTGAATCCGGCTCTCATCACGAGGTTCGGACAGTTGCAGGCGATCGATCTGCCGGGTGACGGGGAGGACGCTCCCGAGAACGGGTCCGCTCCGCTTCGAACGACCAGCGAGTCGACGCCGGTGTCGTCGGTGAATCGTCGACTGACCGCTCGGCCAGATGCTGTCACGCGTTATCACATCCGTAGATTTATATATGGTTCTCTATCACATGCTACGTGATGATCGCGTTCAGCCGAAAAGCGGCCCGTAGCGCAGGCGAATCGAACGGTCGTTCGATCGGTTCGACGCTCGCGTGACCGACCAGCGACCCGCGATCGATCTCTCGCGATCGCTATCACGGACATCCGCTGTTCGCCGTCAGACACCGGTGATTCGGACGGATATCCGGAATCGAAACCGATCAAGTAATCGCCCTCGAATCGATCGTTCACACTCCCAACGGGGGTGTCGGTGAACCGTGCTGTCGGCGCTGCCGATCGGTGCATTGCTGGCTACCGTCGGAGCGGCGGGGCTGGCCGTCCAGGCGCTGTGTATTCGGTACGGAACGGTCCGCAGTCAGTCGACGCAGGCGCTGCTCGTCGTACTCGCCGTCAACCTGACGGCACTCGTGCCGATCACGTTCGTCTTCGCCGATCCGGTCGCCGAGTTCACTCGGCGTTCGCTGATCGCGTTCGTCGGCGCCGGTCTCGTCGGAACGATGGCCGGTCGCGCCTTCTACTACGAGGGGATCAAACGCATTGGTGCGAGCCGATCGGAGCCGATCAAGGCCTCACAGCCGTTACACGCCTCCCTGCTCGCCGTCGTCGTCCTCGGCGAAGTCGTCACGGGACTGCACTTCGTTTCGATGCTGTGTATAGTCGTCGGCATCGCACTTATCACGTGGGAGACCGCACAAAACGGCCTGACGGCCGGCGAGACGAACGCGTCCGCGCTACTGTTTCCGGTCATGGGCGCGGTGTTGTACGGGATCGAACCGGTAATCGCGACGCTCGGGTTCAACGCGGGGACGTCCGCGCTGTCGGGATTGCTGGTCAAGACGGTCTCGGCGGCGATCGGATTCGTCGCCTACCTCTTCTGGCGACGGGCGCTCCCCGCCCTCTTGACGTACGACGTCGCCGAACTCCGGTGGCTCGTCGCCGCTGGACTGGCCAACACGACCTTTCTCGTGGCATACTACACGGCGCTGGAGGTGTCGACCGTCGCCGTCGTGGTCCCGATCGTTCAGTCCAGTCCGCTGCTGGTGATCACCCTCTCCGCGCTGTTCGTCGGAGACGACCTCGAGCGAATCTCGCTTCGGCTCGGAATCTATACGCTGTTCGTGATCGCCGGCGCGATTGGCGTGACGATTTTCGGATGACATCGGCGATACCGATATCTCGCTCCCCACGAGTGGCCGCCAAATGACGGGGTTCGACAACAATATTTATGTCCTTGCGTGGTATTGATCGGCATACGCGTTTCGTGTACAACCGTCACGGGAAACGGGAACTACTATGTGTAAACAAATCGATATAGACTCCGTATCGAAGACGTACGGCTCGGAAGAGGACATGCTGCACGTGATCGACGAGATCGACATCGACGTCGATGCGAACGAACTGGTCGTCATCGTCGGCCCGTCGGGCTGTGGGAAGTCGACCCTGCTGAAGATGATCGACGGACTCGTCACGCCGACCAGCGGCGAGGTCCGCATCGGGGGCGAGACCGTCACCGGTTCCCGGTCCGAGGTCGCGATGGTGTTTCAGGACTTCAACCTC is a window of Natrinema salifodinae DNA encoding:
- a CDS encoding universal stress protein → MTISYAVNDDQFSDAVVTTANDLAEAYNDELVVLHSMTQERFDIRSERQPEYYVDEGANDAANTAKTIASRTLEDAGRVIAKGQVGDPAEEIIESTERLEPRYLVLGGRKDRRSERRCSGVSRSRFSSRSARQLSRLCVTDVCAVRVGTSRINAPRSVSTSLLR
- a CDS encoding thiamine pyrophosphate-requiring protein, with the protein product MRKQADSESSEESADGIVAGERLLRSLAERGVSYIFGNLGTDHTPLLEAMVRVERDGEGDEIPELIACPHEFVAMSVAHGYAVATGRPQAVLVHVDVGTQNLGAAMHNAHRANAPVFIISGLAPVTESGHAGSRDHSIHFAQDVFDQPAIVEEYCRWEAEYRPPADPDRLVTRGLERAQTAPEGPVYLTATREALETEIELAPSRTNLDTVTQRMGADAETVETLAERIKEATAPLVITSRIGSPASAQGLETLVEFAETAGAGVVEHAPTHLCFPRDHDLHAGYEPTAVFDETDLVLVADTDVPWVPSRGAPDVPVIQLDVDPSKRLYPQWDFPITETVRADATATLRDVTERLDPSAGDEGRERWQRVVAARREERQSELEEQRASDRLTPAVLSDALNRVVDESTVVIEDTVTSRDAVLDYLELTEPRSYYQKGGAGLGWTGGAAVGTALGRPDDRIVSLVGDGSYFFSVPTAWNWLSAVADAPSLTVIYNNSGWNAVKTSTLAEHPDGAAADDGVPGSVFDEPADLTAPANVVDAHTETVTDPDRLVEALEAGAAAVDDGTHAVIDVRLEPIS
- a CDS encoding ABC transporter substrate-binding protein, coding for MHRRQFIAGVGATGGIALSGCIGNEDGSGLADTYQIGVNGPTAPVWEFAAFPLFDEQVQEEQDMKVERTAFQGFSDVVAGTVSEEADFCYISLQALINSRAEGVPIKAFLGNGNEYVFPLLTTDEIETWDDLEGETVGIQDTSAVSYASTVAMVNEELGDPEAVEYSSMAGTENRIAAIESGEMAAAAVTASSAFAAEEEGYASILAFPWEYEVTNNQTALVWATTEDKIENQTEEVQEVADLLVAAQKEVYEADAGELIDGAQEYDFYPTFDVGDGPWEESLDLAREYELWAEDGDIAQEEMDRAQDLLLETGLIEEESRVDDVDEIFTDEFL
- a CDS encoding Rieske (2Fe-2S) protein gives rise to the protein MADQTNRGAGVSRVVGSTDEISKGEPLVVDVDDEEIAVFYEDGEYFAVNNVCPHQGGPLGEGKVEDKCVYCPWHGWGFDIESGDHPHSDHSVETYSVTVEGDEIRVER
- a CDS encoding DMT family transporter — translated: MLSALPIGALLATVGAAGLAVQALCIRYGTVRSQSTQALLVVLAVNLTALVPITFVFADPVAEFTRRSLIAFVGAGLVGTMAGRAFYYEGIKRIGASRSEPIKASQPLHASLLAVVVLGEVVTGLHFVSMLCIVVGIALITWETAQNGLTAGETNASALLFPVMGAVLYGIEPVIATLGFNAGTSALSGLLVKTVSAAIGFVAYLFWRRALPALLTYDVAELRWLVAAGLANTTFLVAYYTALEVSTVAVVVPIVQSSPLLVITLSALFVGDDLERISLRLGIYTLFVIAGAIGVTIFG